In a genomic window of Demequina muriae:
- a CDS encoding DUF3040 domain-containing protein, translating to MPLSEYEQRVLEQLEQDLGQDASLHRAMNRGPRTPVRVIGAAVGVLVGLGIVLVGVMTQVALLGIAGFVVMAGVALWALLGPKKSSAPAATAPAGPAGAKGKAAPPKASKDFMQRMEERFDRRREQGEL from the coding sequence ATGCCGCTGTCAGAATACGAGCAGCGCGTGCTCGAGCAGCTCGAGCAAGACCTCGGGCAGGATGCGTCGCTTCACCGTGCCATGAACCGGGGTCCGCGCACGCCCGTGAGGGTGATCGGTGCCGCCGTCGGAGTGCTCGTCGGTCTCGGCATCGTCCTCGTCGGCGTGATGACTCAGGTGGCGCTGCTGGGCATCGCCGGGTTCGTGGTCATGGCGGGAGTGGCACTGTGGGCACTGCTCGGCCCGAAGAAGTCCTCCGCACCCGCGGCGACGGCCCCGGCCGGGCCCGCCGGTGCCAAGGGCAAGGCCGCGCCCCCCAAGGCCAGCAAGGACTTCATGCAGCGCATGGAGGAGCGGTTCGACCGCCGTCGCGAGCAGGGCGAGCTGTAA